In Erigeron canadensis isolate Cc75 chromosome 7, C_canadensis_v1, whole genome shotgun sequence, one DNA window encodes the following:
- the LOC122607584 gene encoding flavonol sulfotransferase-like, protein MDDLFETLPRHTCSWIKALSIPTKGKGAYYKYEGFWNFRILLEGAILAQRTFKAQPSDVFLCSSPKAGTTWLKALAFAIVTRKQFDAASSPLLTTFPHDCVHYLESGLEQINENHKNSDFPLVATHLPYASLPKSVVDSDCKIVYIYRNIKDVLVSHYCYMIEVAKLQVEDVPFEVVFDEFCQGISWYGPYWDHILGYWKASQERPGRILFLKYEDMKMDTTSNVKRLAEFIGYPFSIEEEKTGMVESIIKLCSFDNLSNLEVNKNGNYRPEKIGAVANRHLFRKGKDGDWKNYFTDEMEKKMNKLVDEKLIGIDLVLK, encoded by the coding sequence ATGGATGATCTCTTCGAAACACTCCCACGACACACTTGTAGCTGGATAAAAGCTCTAAGTATTCCAACAAAAGGAAAAGGTGCTTACTACAAGTATGAAGGCTTTTGGAACTTCCGCATATTACTTGAAGGAGCTATTTTGGCTCAACGAACCTTCAAGGCTCAACCAAGTGACGTATTCTTGTGCAGCAGTCCAAAAGCTGGCACAACTTGGCTAAAGGCCTTGGCTTTTGCCATTGTAACCCGAAAACAGTTTGATGCAGCGTCCAGCCCGTTGCTTACCACATTCCCTCATGATTGTGTTCACTACCTCGAGTCAGGCCTTGAACAGATCAATGAAAACCACAAGAATTCAGACTTCCCACTTGTGGCTACACACCTTCCTTATGCTTCCTTGCCGAAATCAGTCGTGGATTCAGATTGCAagattgtttatatatacagAAACATAAAAGATGTCCTGGTTTCTCACTACTGTTACATGATAGAAGTAGCAAAGTTACAAGTTGAAGATGTGCCATTTGAAGTGGTGTTTGACGAGTTTTGTCAAGGCATCTCATGGTATGGGCCATATTGGGATCATATTTTGGGATACTGGAAAGCGAGCCAAGAAAGGCCTGGAAGAATTCTTTTCTTGAAATATGAAGATATGAAAATGGACACTACAAGCAATGTGAAAAGACTTGCGGAGTTCATTGGGTATCCCTTTTCGATAGAAGAAGAGAAAACTGGTATGGTTGAAAGTATTATAAAGTTATGTAGCTTTGACAATCTGAGCAACCTAGAGGTGAATAAAAATGGAAATTATCGTCCTGAAAAAATTGGTGCTGTAGCAAACCGGCACCTTTTCAGGAAGGGCAAGGATGGTGATTGGAAGAACTACTTCACTGATGAGATGGAAAAAAAGATGAACAAGCTCGTTGATGAGAAACTGATTGGCATTGATTTGGTCCTAAAGTGA
- the LOC122607634 gene encoding protein REVEILLE 1-like, translated as MVCESMAEDRSEGSVSNPPVKMDQFPSSADDYAPKVRKPYTITKQRERWTEEEHKRFIEALRIHGRAWRRIEEHVGTKTAVQIRSHAQKYFSKVVRESTSGDVTEVKPTEIPPPRPKRKPMHPYPRKLSAPLKTGGHQARSASPNSSGSDQENQSPTSVLSAGGSNIFASGEPCSPNENSSPVSSAADVVKPEGSSHDDEPELSPDQEIVSATPMILESGGEEKDVFTKENSTDCGSTHSLKLFGKTVVVTDTHQQSSTNLIQPNMMHISSLPCAAPLYYMQFLDENSGSSTPIASWWGPYGGLSYPLVQPCNPIIPTKGSCSELNEGCSLTGSNTSDTESVMKEVRKPILVLGGERSAFKKQHRGGNTDKKDASLRGFVPYKRCLAQGEAHADGEDREEQRVRLCL; from the exons ATGGTGTGTGAAAGCATGGCTGag GATCGTAGTGAAGGCTCAGTGTCAAATCCGCCTGTTAAGATGGACCAATTTCCCTCGTCTGCTGATGATTATGCTCCCAAG GTTAGGAAACCATACACCATCACTAAACAAAGGGAAAGGTGGACTGAAGAAGAACACAAAAGGTTTATCGAAGCTTTAAGGATACATGGACGAGCTTGGCGTAGAATTGaag AACACGTGGGCACGAAAACTGCGGTTCAAATTAGAAGTCATGCCCAAAAATATTTCTCTAAG GTGGTTCGTGAGTCGACTAGTGGTGATGTGACTGAGGTGAAACCTACCGAGATTCCCCCTCCTCGTCCTAAAAGGAAGCCGATGCACCCTTATCCCCGTAAGTTATCGGCTCCATTAAAAACTGGAGGGCATCAAGCAAGATCAGCATCCCCAAATTCATCAGGATCGGATCAAGAGAATCAGTCCCCGACTTCGGTTTTGTCAGCAGGGGGTTCGAATATATTTGCTTCCGGTGAGCCGTGCTCACCAAACGAGAATTCCTCCCCTGTTTCCTCTGCTGCTGATGTTGTGAAGCCGGAAGGATCATCTCATGATGATGAACCGGAGCTTTCACCAGATCAAGAAATAGTATCTGCGACCCCAATG ATATTGGAATCTGGAGGTGAAGAAAAAGATGTGTTCACCAAAGAGAATTCGACCGATTGTGGGTCGACCCATAGCTTGAAGCTTTTTGGGAAGACAGTTGTGGTAACCGATACTCACCAACAGTCTTCCACTAATTTAATACAACCAAACATGATGCATATTAGTTCTTTACCCTGTGCTGCACCCTTGTACTACATGCAATTTCTTGATGAGAACTCGGGATCTTCCACCCCCATTGCATCCTGGTGGGGTCCCTACGGAGGTTTATCTTACCCTTTAGTTCAACCGTGTAATCCAATTATACCAACGAAGGGAAGTTGTTCAGAATTGAACGAGGGTTGTTCATTAACTGGGTCTAACACGAGTGACACAGAAAGTGTCATGAAAGAGGTAAGAAAACCGATATTAGTGTTAGGGGGTGAAAGATCAGCATTTAAGAAGCAACATAGAGGGGGTAATACCGATAAGAAAGACGCATCTTTAAGAGGGTTTGTACCATATAAACGATGCTTAGCACAGGGGGAGGCTCATGCGGATGGAGAAGACAGGGAAGAACAAAGGGTAAGACTTTGTTTGTAG